aagtCAAAATAACTGAAATTAAGCCATATATTACGAACGAATTTCTAACTAAAAGTAGTAAAATGTTATAGAAACTTCTAGCTCTAGGTGTAAAAAATTGGACCACTCTTCATTGATAAATGATAACAACATTTCTGGTGTTGTTGACATTCTTACATAGGCTAGTTTCTTCTGTGGATGAGAAGCATTTTCAAAGGGACCTTCCAGAGATCAGTCCTTTGGAAGGGACAAGCTAAAGTGGTCGATCTCCTATATCTAATAAGTTCATTTCAATTTTGAGAAAGACATTTATACTTCATTCATATACCAACTATGTGATTTGATTTTCTACAAATGTTGGCACAACCAAAGATCGATCATCATCATCTCTAGTAACTTCAGCGCTAGTAAATTTTGAATACTAGATATAATCTTATTGACAAGTGAGATAGTAATGAATAAGCCTCGTTCATAAGACGAAAAAAGTTGAATCTCGATATCACGAGAACACGACCAAGATATATATTAAagcaataaaatataatataatcattTAACCATGATTAGTCGATAAAATTTTATATGTAAGACACATGCTTTACATTCATGGATTCAGTAAAAGCAAgttttttcctataataatggttaattaagttaaaacatagaaattccaacAACTTGGTGTCGTGGTGTAGTTGGTTATCACGTCAGTCTAACACACTGAAGGTCTCCGGTTCGAGTCCGGGCGACGCCACATTGTTTTTTATCTGTTTTTTCTCCTAGACTATTCCGACGCTGTTAGTTATATCGGAGGAAATGAGAGTTATTTCGGATCGATCTTCGGTTCAAGTAAACGGTGTTGAATTTTCATAAGGGTCCATGTGCTAGCTAGACAACAAGGAGTTGATGTCATTTTTTATGCATATTATGATTAGAGTTGAGGGTCAAACTTTAATATAATCAGATCATAATCATGAGAAATAAAAGCAAATTGTATGATCTTTCTATTCAAGAATCAAATGGAAAGgaataacaataatgataatgagTGAGATAGTATGAAATATTTCTATCAcacttattattattaccaAGATTATTAAAGAGGACAACATACAGTATTGGCTATTATTGAAAGATCGTAAATATTTACTAAAATATTCTCAATTTTCAAGTCTTGAATCCGAGTCTAGTCAAGTGATTTCAATCATTCTCACAATATATTTTGGTGTTTTTAATACATGTTATCATgatgaaaataagaataaagcTAGGGACCCATTTACGTACATAATTATTTTGCATTCATGATCAGATCAAGTGTcatcatcttctttttttttccttttattaacCAATAATGTGTATTGCTAGGGTGTTGAAATGATGGCTGATTGCTATCAGAACTCTCATATGACTGTATTGAATATGAAATAGCACAATATTCCTTCTGCACTCTGCAGTTCTATCAGTGTCTTTTTAACGTACACAAATAATGTAAATTGAAGAGTCATTTTctcattcaaaattttcattttctttaacTAGGAAACCAGTATTTCTAGAAAAGGATTTTTTTTCTCTGAAAATTATAATGTGCAAATGTCAGTGTGGACAAAAGAGGCTGCACAAAGGATAAACACCCTCTATATCCAATTCCATCTCAAAATTTGTGAGTTCGAGTCATAAAAGAGCAAAAGGGTGAAGCTCCAAGAGAagggtaaaataaaaataaaaaaatgtcaagagcaatgttttatgcatttttaagaaaaaaaaatcttctgGTAGAATCTCTGATTGTGCTAATGTCTCCTGTTTAGATGGACTTACAATTTacaaattgcttttaagctgtTTGGAGTGTTAGGCAAAATTCTAAATAACTTTTAAgtgtttttaagtcaaaaatattaagtcAGACGTATTATAGCTTAACAATTGTTTTGCTTTGATAAATCTATTAATTTTATCACTTTTTGTAGTCAACATCAGTACTTAATTTTTCATGAAAGATCAACAGGAAACTTAGAACAATCTTTGTCATTGTAATAAATAATCAATAATAATTGTAcaaatttgtataatgaaaAGTCaatacaaacaaaaacaaatttatggaagaaaaaagagaaacgCCTCTTCATCCCCTGGTAAAAAGCCCAAACTGTAGCAAAACTTGagcttttttaattttattttcttggagAGGGCTGATCTCTCTGTATAAACTATCTTCTGCTGTTTTCCTTTTGTATACATAGCATATTTTACACAATTATTTTATACATCTCTCTTCTTTAATCCCCCTGTTATAAAAAATGAAGGGAATTTtgtgttaattttttttcccaCTTTTTATATGTTTCAGTTGGATTAAAAGGTCGAGATGCATCTTCTATGTGTGGAAACTTTTTGCTTTTTTTGTTTGAGATCTTCTTTGTAAACTTTGCCAATATCTTGTGCAATATTTATAGCATCAGCAGAAGCACCAGCTAGCCCTTTCCTCGTAAATCCAATTGCATATAGTCCAGAGTTTCCTTTCCAATTATTTGGGAATTGTGCTTTTGGAAAGCCATTCTTGGAGAAAAATTCACTTTCCTGTATAACACAACAAAATAACATTAGGACACTTTTCAAGAACATTTGAATAGTCCGACCTATGTTGCTAAGACtcgtaaaaaaaaatatccacAGGTGCATGTCGGTTAATTCAGATTACTAAAAAATGTGTGcaacaacatttttggaaaGTTCTAATAATATAGCTAAAGAGTTTATGTTTTTGGACCAACAAAGTaaaacttcttttattttgttagtatatataacttaaactcgTTTGAAAATCATTAGAAACTTCCAAAACTGTCAAGTTTATTAAAAAAGTTCTAGAAGGATTGTGACATTGTCTCACCTGTAGCCAGTAAGGAACATTGCTGCAGTAACCAGTAGCAAGAACAACGGAATCAATTTCTAGTCTTTCGCCATTGACAAGTTCAACTGTGCCACATGAAAACTTCTTGATTCCTGAGACAACTTTAACTTTTCCAGATCTAATTTTTTCCAAGGCACCAATATCTAAAACTGGTGTTTTCCCATGTTTGTTCTTGAGTTCCAATGGTCCAATTGATGGTCTTTTTAGTCCATAGTTCTCAATGTTTCCCAATATAAACCATGCAAGAATAAGTAGAATATTGTCAACTAGCCAAAGAGGCAACCATTTCATCATAAACATGGCTAGCTCAAATGttgattttccaaaaatttCTCTTGGTAAAACATGAACCTGAAGAAATAAAAACAGAGCAAAACTACATTAGtaaaattcaagatttaaaGTTTCTGCTTTTTAAAATGCGTTATCTTTTCACACACATGTAATAAAGTCCAAGGTAGACACAGTAGGCTCTGGTGGACCCTACTACGTCTTAAGTAAAGTCccaatatatatgtaaaaaaaatcattaaaaatttctaaaaatgttAAATCGAAATCCTaatcattaaatttaaattctgaattcATGTCTATAGTCTATAGAGCTTACCGAGCTACGACACACAATTGATGGTTGAGCACCATGATTTGAAAGATCAAGAGAGACTTCCATGCCAGAATTCCCACatccaataacaacaacattcTTCCCCTGATATTTTTCCCCTGACTTATAATCACAAGCATGAATCACTTCGCCTCCAAAATCTTTCAATCCTTCAATATCAGGCACAAGTTTCTCAGCATTTTCGCCCGTGGCTACAACAAGCCACTGGCAAATGTACTCAACTTCAAAGCCGTTGGGTGAACTAGTTTTCACCCTCCACACTCTGCAAGTTTCGTCGTACTTAGCTGATTGAACACACTCGTTGAATTGCGGGTTTATGTCAAAGTGTTTGGCATATAGTTCCAGGTATTCTATGAATTGTCTCTTTGTTGGGTACTCAGGGTAGTGATTTGGGAATGGGAATTTGGGTAATTGGCAGAATTTTTTGGGGAGATGGAGTTTTAAACGATCGTAAGTTCGTTTTTGCCATAAAGATGCAATACAGTCGGATCTTTCTATAACGACAAATGGAACTCCTTGTTCTCTCAAGCAAGCTCCTACAGCTAGTCCTGATGGACCTGCACCAACAATTACAGGGCCATTTACCCAAACACATCTACGAGAAACGGAATCTTGTTCTAATGAGAAGGTAaacatttttagttttttctagtgaaaaataatgattttcttatttgtttAAAACGAATCGGAAAACTTTGTTGTAAAGAGAGAACAGAAGACTTGATGGAATTTGTTTGTTGAAGAGAGAGGTGGTATAGAAGGGCCTTATATAGAAGATTTTAAATGTTTATTTTGTTATGTGGCATATGAAAGGAGCATGTGGCATAAGATGGAAAGATAATGCTCAAATCATAAGCTAttgttttatttcatattttacttaattaatGTTACTAAAATATTAATTCCATTTTTTATACTGTGTTTTACCTTCTAGTTTTTATTCCTTTTGTTTATGacctcctttttttttattcttttcttccTGCTGTTTAGCTAGCTTTGAGAGTTAGTTTGGTTTTTATTTAAGTCTACATAGAATAGTACTCCcttgatatataaagttttttGTTAACTACACATTTTTTAATTGTCCAATGCAAGTTAGATCGAACAAAAGATCTTCCATCGATTTTTTCCCAACTTATGATATTGTTAAAGAATTCATATGATTGTTGAGACACGCCAAGTAATTCTGAAAGGAAACAAAAAATTAGACACGGTCGGAGTGAAAGACCGATACTAAGATAACTTTTTCTTCTATGTGCATGGGCGAGATTAGAGCGGGATCGGTAGATACCCTTTATTCTATTATATTAGGAAATACAAGTTCTTCATCCCAAATTAATGCCACAACCATGGGACAGAACCATGATTTTGATTTAggggttcaaaatttgaagaaatagaCACATGAataagaattatttttattatatataaataatataattttccgTCAAAGTGGATTCAGATGTCAGGTGGCTCCGTCCCTGCTGGCAGAGCTACAGTACAGGACTTATTCGAATTTTCTTCAtcgaaaaaatttatttttcatatataagATAAAGTTAATTGTAtgtttgtaaatattttatatatatgtggtaAAAGTTAATTGTATGTTTGTAAAGTAGATATCGTGTTCTTGAAAATTCTAATGGGATAGAATCGAATGCATACAAAATGTTCAAATAAGTGAGCTTAATTTTTTCCACTTTCTTAATTTAATTACACCCCGTAAGTAGTTACATTATTGTTTTATATGATGGTAATTCGGTGACAGAAAGTTACTGATAGTAGTTGTAATTAGGTGGAGTGTACAAAACTAATGATGGTTAGTGTAGTACAGACAGTAAGAAGCAGCTCCCTTACTTCCTATCAAGGGGAAATGCATAGCTTTTGACCTTTTGTCGTACTAAAAATTATTCTCAATATATAAATCAGCTattttgtatgtatatataacagatattgaattttgaaaaaattctaTCTTTATCATTTCTGACAAccagaaataaaatataatgcaTGTAAAATATTCATATAGGAGAGCTTAACTTTTTCCACATTCTTTTTAATTACATATACTATTATTAgttactccctccgttttattttaattgattcttatatcaaaaataaataatattttattttacttatttttttcaacaaattgatcaagagaactttctattttttttttctcactaACCATCATTAAATTAATctctttgttttaatttatttgttctacctttctttttagtctgtttgaaaaaataatgtcactttccttttttggcaattttttaatttcaattttccaCATGACATGACATGATTAAGACTACATGATTAAAGAACATTTTTGATACTTTTGACACATCTTTATTTAATATCCAAagattcaaaagtttttttaaaaaaaaattatgtgtcaaatcaaaatatgacaaataaattgaaacagagggagtattTAATAACTACATGAAATAGTAATAGTTAAGCTTAGAGTTAACCAAAGCAAGTTTAGTTTACTAAAATACACTACTAATTAAAAGAGTGTACGTCAGGTCAATATggatcaagtaatatgaaaaTGAAGGAGTACAATGTGTCATGTGATTGTAATTAGGTGAAAAAACTTCATGATAGTAGTAATTAATTATGTGAGAGTACAAATTAATTTCAATGATGGTTAATGTATAGTACAAATTTAAACAGCTAGCTTCCTTGCTTCCTATTAAGGAGAATTGCATAATTTTTGTCGTACTGAAAATAACTAAACATGCTTCTTCCAACTACAAATTTAAGAGAATAAATGATTGAACTGTCCCTACTGAAGATCACAGAAAAATCTTTAAAAGCTTACGTGGCAATTAAAATGCTGACtagaataaactaatttaatGCCCACGTGGATAGGGTGTTGAATCTCTTGATTTTATCATCTTCACCCAAATATCTATCTCTAATGGACCCTCTGGTCCCAACAGAAGTAGACTCCATAGGCCCATCTGGGATTGTAACTATTTGGACCCGAGCCCATACCTTGCCAGCTGAAAAACACTTGGTTGCTACATGCCACGCTGGTGCCATATATTGATCCCCTCTTTTATTTTAAGTCGAGTAATTTTTTAGGCGAagtcaaaattaaaagtttatAGATTGCGTGAAGTTAATGAGTAAGGAAGATGTCTTTTTCTAGTTGGCCAAGGATGAGTCAATTCTAAATGTGTTGTATTTGTGAAAATTCGCCATTGAATCATAGATTGTTTTAGTTATTATGTTCACAATCAacatatttatgcatatttatttgtttgatttgCTTATATAAATACATGATCTAAACAATAATTATTAGATTCGTTCGAACTATACCTAATATTATAGCTTCGTCCCAAAATAATTCCCAAATAAAAATATGCAGGGATATTATAATATAGAAATTATTGAAATATAAGgattaataattattgattataTTACAGCTCTGTTGCTGAGTATATGTATTTTgtgttaaaaagaaaaaaaagtatattataaaagttaataaaattttacgtgaattttttaataaattaaaagtagaaatatgaaatcaaggtttttctttttctggGGGGTGGGGGGAGCAGGGGAAGAAAAAATGGGGGAGGGGATTATAATTTATAAGGTGGAAATTAAATTTTCATCATTAAAGTGAAAATTCAGATAATCAATCAATTGAACTACTAATATTCTACGTGAAATCAAAGTTAAAGTAAGTGTTGTATTTCCATAAATATCCATATAAGTTATAAAATAGAACTCATAATACTGTATTATTGgattcaatatcaataatatcagaaatacaatataaattgcataaatattttttacaggTAGCGAAATGCTAACcaaacacaacaacaacaacacattTACTATAATTTTATAAGCGGAGTCTGAAGAGGGTGATGTGTACGTAGTCGTCAATCGTATCCCTTACCTTGTGCAATAGAGTTTTTTTTGAATACACCCTCAACTTAAGTGAAAACATAtcaatgaaaagaaaatatattagtGAACTAGTGAAGAAGTTATGTTGaacataaaacaaaataaatacagTAGTAATGACACATAATACAACAATCGaaacaattaaaataatacggaTTTTATGCATATTCTGCTTGTTATTACCCCATAACCAAATCATCCAATCATGATAAAAGATTTTTGATTCCCAAAAATATCAAACAAGTTGGAATGTATATAGGTATTATCATCAAATCTACTACATCATCGACATGagttatgatgaaataattaaatattattttatttttaatttgaattcttgagtttCGAGTTTCTAGAAATGAAAATAAACCCTCCCTTCCCTccacccccccaaaaaaaaatggACTCTACAATGTATATACATGAGTTTAAATTTAATTGGATCCCAATCTAAATATCGTACACACAGGTAGaaaaccaaaaatcaaaatctaCTTCGTCACCCTAGATCTAGACCAAACATGAAAAGACGTTGCCATTCTTTgtaattaattaagtttatcCCAAGAATAAGAGTCTAGAGAGAATCAAAATTATATGGCTCGATATTccagattttttttaatcaaacaaATCACTCTCAACAAAcggatttttttttgttcatcTCAAGAAATTAGCTCTATTAATCATGTTCAGCATATGCAATGtatttaaatgaaataattacTGTCAAAACCCTACAATAATGCTCTCAGCTAAGAAGCATGATTACTAATATTAATTAGAACTAGTACCTAGCTAGCTATATAATGGAAGTTTATTAAACCATACGTACGTTGAGTCTCTTACTTGCATGCTTTTAATTTGTTAGTTATGTTACTTAATAGTTTTGGGCGGAAATGATAAAATTAGCACATGAAATATGATTCgttcaatttttttaagtttgaGTCGGttttaattaacttatttatttattaactcATCTCAATTCAGACGACGGACGATAAGTAGCTTGTATTTTGCATAAAGTGAgaaattaactaataatttcCGATCAACCACATGACACCCTAATTTGATCAATCTAAATTCAATACAATCCGCTCATTTGACATCCtaattttacattattttaaACAAGGACAAATTAAGACTCGCAGAATCAAGAGATGCATGTCATTTGAGATTGTTgtgtcaatttatttttttaaaaagtaatgtATGTAAAACTTAGGTTGAAAACAttatatcataaattttataccGTAAGTATATAATACTCCATGTTGcagaaaggaaaaataaaatggCTTTGGAATGAGCAGTAGCATTATCATTCTTCCAACTCAGCCGTGGCCAGTGCCCAAATCCccaaaagccaaaatgatactccattcatccgtCTTTATTTgtttactatattaaaaatagatatatatCCAACAATATTTATTcagtttaaaaaattaatgaattatTTAACCATTTATATCCATTTTACCCTTACTATTGAATACTATTCAATATCTAATATGTTTTCTAAagcattaaatttaatatattcaaaaaataatatagaaatattacttttattatttatcGTTTCTTAAAATATGTGTAAGTTAATGAACAACTATTGTTCGACTGTCAGTAGTAAGTAATAAAAACAAAgaccaatatatatatttaggaaTTATAAAAGATTGAAAAGAAGATGTAGAGATGAAATTATAgtgatatgacatatattaaTAATTCAGAATTTCCCCACCAGCTTTGGCCAGCCTGTGAGCTGATGATCTGGAGGCCAGTTTACTACTTTTTTGGAATATTACTTTTGATTTTGCTAATAAATGGGGGGAAAACGTTTAGTTGATTTTTAGTGGTATGGGGtaattatcaaattaaaaaattaacaatgaaaaaggactagatattattatataatgCAAAAGTTTGCTTTTGATTAAATCTATAATTAGTAATTTTAAATCATGCttaaagttggagaaagatAGCAAAACTCAAGATTAGCATATCACTGGCAAAGTACCAAGGGCCGTATTAGTGATTTTTCTACtagtataatataatacaatataattcctgtaactttaaattttttttcctgACTGATATTTGTATTGAGCTCAGTTAAAATTGAGTTTcgcacaaaaaaaaattcttacaaTACTGAATAAAGCGTTCTTTAATAAAGATGATTTAGGAACCAAATACGAGACCTCTAAATCTCTAATTAAAGATGAAAAATCTTACCATGAAAGTTTAttataattctttttaaaattttcatgacTAAAcactaattttcaaataaagtgaAGACTATTtcgaaaaataaatatatattgccAAAGTGATCATTTTCGGCAGAAAGTTGAATAAATTAAGTACTAACATATTCCTATAGCTAAGAATGGTAGAGTTTTGCAATATGCCACTTGATCATAGTACTAATTAAAGTATTGTacttttataattaaataatttaaaataaaaggcagtgattttgaattttggaCCCTCCCTAAGTAGATATATTAATCATATTATATCCTCTTGTATTTGAAGGTTCCACGTAAAAGCTACACCTCGGTATGTAGATAAGAATGCAGCTAAAGTACTTatttagattaattaattaatggcaCTTTAATTTGCACACCTGGATTCTCTGTGTGTTTAATTATACTTTTAGAAAGATATAATTAACAACTAATGTATTTTTGTTGTCACCAGTGATACATTTTAGGGAGAAGTTTAAAAAAACATCTAGTGCACACAAATTATTTGAGAATTTAACTTTCAAGGTCATCACACTccattttttgaaaaagaacgAACATCACAACTAGAGCCCTTGGAtaggcttaaaaaaaataacttttatgtataaagtgcttttagaactttgaagtgctgaaagttatttttataaataagcagttgagtgtttggataaaagtgcttatgatgtgaattttagggttaaaagaataaaaaaaggtagtttaagaatttagttaaaatataaaggatataaaagtaatttccatggtcaaagaaaatgactttaagcactttggaaaaaaaagttagaaatcctaacttttcatttctgactgactttaagaactttatggcttaaagtcagcattagacaaacacgtccaaaagctaaaaagggactttaagttgattttgatcaaCTTAAAGCCAAACCAAACGGgctcctaattttttttattaatcctTTCGAATCGATTTTTTTCTAAACTAGCAACTTTTTACGTTAGGAAATATTGATTTAGGTTGATAGGATTTTCTCCAATCAATTCTATTGATCTTCATCCCATTCTATACACGAtatactatatttttatatgtaactagtatttattaattaatgctTGTCAATTatatatcataaaaaaattatttgtaattACTTCATAAATGAATAAGTTGATTATCTAAATATCTTTTACATCAATGATGTATTGAAGTAACTAAACCCGATGATTTATTCTTCTTAATCTCTATggcataattatattattaattaatctCTCTCTCCTTACTACACcctaatttcattattttgcaAATCATACTCATCATTGCAAGACAATATTTCCAGAATAATTCAGCGCCGAAAACTCATTATATTTACTAATGTCAATTATAAAATTGTATCAACATTCGATACAGTGAATTTCTTTGCATTCATAGGGGAGTGTACATCATTCTCATCCATTTTTTCTTGAGATAGAAAACTCGATTCTGTTGTTTGTGTACTAACATTAACCTTTTGAGGGGTGACCTTACCTTTGAGTATTTTCACCTGCTCCATTAGGTTGGTGTTTTTCTTGGAGTAGGGTTTCATTTTTAGCATTAAAGTCTCTTGAAAGCTTTGGTCATTGAAGAACaatggtcaaagaaaattattttatttgtgtttttttGGGTGTTATATTGAGGGGTCTTGTCTGGGTGCATGAGAGATATAGTAATTTGGACATAGCACTCTTGCGTAATCTAGAGTCtcattaaaatcattaaaaccttttaaaAGGAGTTTTTTGACACCATTTATGAAGTATACTACTTCAATTCATGTCTGAAAAACACCATTAGTTCTTCCATATATAACTACGTAATATTTAAACTTATTATCTCTATTTTTATCTGTGAAATATTGACATAATGCATTGCATGCTGCCATAAAATATTTAGTGTCTTTTTTGTTATATGTCATCCATATATTGTTTACTAAACATTTTTGGGATCTATCTACACTACATTCTGGAAGTactataaaaatttaattatattgtgGACAAAAAATTAGATTATGTTTATCAAAATAATATGTTCCATCATATCTATTAATGTCTGGggtctaaaatttatattaCCTAATAATGTCTGAGCATATGAGTGTAGTGCAGAGGCTATTCCTTTGCCTTTGTCTACTGGTGTTGGACTGGGTAGTCTCATGCATGTAGGTCTCATGCTGAAATAGAGACTAGTtagttttactttttatttttaacgtACTTAATTGATTtgctaaattattttctttaccttttacatattcaaatacaatattattatatatagatattgttTCCATAAAATTAAGCCACCATTTTTTGCTCTTgctttatcatttatttttttgatgaaatttggCCTCACAATCTTTTCTTACcactatttctattttatttaagatatataatttaaaataatttaatccaTATATAATGGCCAATATTTGTGCCtctatactactcatatttcctttttctttatattttctgCTATGATAGACACgtatttctttttcattcttattactgttgacacccaattttggtctgacttttgtaaaattaatacttttaatttttattttgttaaatagttcaaaagtgcatttttataattttaaatcaattttagCGATAATTATCCTTAGATGaggattttatcaattttttaatttttttttagttatagctattttgtatcatagttcgttaatttgcatttttacatgtcatttgttatatttgtttatatttattttagtatttttagcaCAGTCTAGGAATACATTAAAATAcagattaatattaaatttttcccACAATTATACCTATCCCACTAATTCCACAATTTTTTCCACAATTATACctaccccactaatcacaca
This Solanum dulcamara chromosome 8, daSolDulc1.2, whole genome shotgun sequence DNA region includes the following protein-coding sequences:
- the LOC129900536 gene encoding probable indole-3-pyruvate monooxygenase YUCCA5, giving the protein MFTFSLEQDSVSRRCVWVNGPVIVGAGPSGLAVGACLREQGVPFVVIERSDCIASLWQKRTYDRLKLHLPKKFCQLPKFPFPNHYPEYPTKRQFIEYLELYAKHFDINPQFNECVQSAKYDETCRVWRVKTSSPNGFEVEYICQWLVVATGENAEKLVPDIEGLKDFGGEVIHACDYKSGEKYQGKNVVVIGCGNSGMEVSLDLSNHGAQPSIVCRSSVHVLPREIFGKSTFELAMFMMKWLPLWLVDNILLILAWFILGNIENYGLKRPSIGPLELKNKHGKTPVLDIGALEKIRSGKVKVVSGIKKFSCGTVELVNGERLEIDSVVLATGYCSNVPYWLQESEFFSKNGFPKAQFPNNWKGNSGLYAIGFTRKGLAGASADAINIAQDIGKVYKEDLKQKKQKVSTHRRCISTF